A single genomic interval of Stieleria maiorica harbors:
- the queF gene encoding preQ(1) synthase, with product MSESEKFSDILEVFENPNTSRDFKIVHHCPEFTSVCPKTGQPDYGKIIFTYVPDKLCVELKSLKMYLQRFRNEGMFYEAVTNRIMDDFLAVVQPKSATVESQWTPRGGLHSTIIVEYPTPQA from the coding sequence TTGAGTGAATCAGAGAAATTTAGCGACATCTTGGAGGTGTTTGAAAACCCCAATACGTCGCGAGACTTTAAGATCGTGCACCATTGCCCGGAATTCACGTCGGTGTGTCCCAAAACCGGCCAGCCGGATTACGGGAAAATCATTTTCACCTACGTTCCGGACAAATTGTGCGTGGAACTGAAGAGTTTGAAAATGTACCTGCAGCGATTTCGCAACGAAGGCATGTTTTACGAAGCCGTGACGAACCGCATCATGGATGACTTCTTGGCGGTTGTACAGCCAAAAAGTGCGACCGTAGAGAGCCAGTGGACGCCCCGCGGGGGCTTGCACAGCACTATCATTGTCGAGTATCCGACGCCCCAGGCGTAG
- a CDS encoding sugar phosphate isomerase/epimerase family protein, whose translation MTDSTPVLLSGFADEAANEKLAVQQYSAFAALGLRYYSIRFVDAGEGIKNVMALSDAEINHLVKMQSDYGLKVSSIGSPIGKVKLLDVDDGTANKYIPFEKYLAEDVQTACDRAEAFGAKLIRGFAFYHPKGTAPEDHVDQVADQLGQIAEACDKRGLTFGLEVEANLVGQTGTLLQAIAAKVNHPAMLTIFDGANIVTQGFSADETYAQYLAMKDSMGWMHIKDYHDPSPSGRIEHVDEASLDNFVPADRGDSGHEAIFRDLKEFLPELHQRALKRGADGVFLDLEPHVKGGGQFGGFSGPDGFGVALRGLCRVLDYVDIPYQLRGFADIKG comes from the coding sequence ATGACTGATTCCACCCCCGTCCTTCTGAGTGGTTTTGCGGACGAAGCCGCCAACGAAAAACTTGCGGTCCAGCAGTATTCCGCGTTTGCCGCCCTGGGGTTGCGATACTATTCGATCCGTTTCGTTGATGCCGGCGAAGGCATCAAGAACGTGATGGCACTGAGCGATGCCGAGATCAACCATCTGGTCAAGATGCAATCCGATTACGGGTTGAAGGTCAGCAGCATCGGGTCGCCGATCGGCAAGGTAAAACTGTTGGATGTCGACGACGGTACGGCAAACAAGTACATCCCGTTTGAAAAGTACCTGGCCGAAGACGTCCAAACGGCCTGCGATCGCGCCGAAGCCTTCGGTGCAAAATTGATTCGCGGTTTCGCATTTTATCATCCCAAAGGCACGGCGCCGGAGGACCATGTCGATCAGGTTGCCGACCAACTGGGACAGATCGCCGAGGCGTGCGACAAACGCGGGCTGACGTTCGGTTTGGAGGTCGAGGCCAATTTGGTCGGCCAGACGGGAACGTTGCTGCAAGCCATCGCTGCCAAGGTCAATCATCCGGCGATGCTGACCATTTTTGACGGTGCCAACATCGTCACGCAAGGATTCTCTGCCGATGAAACCTATGCCCAGTACCTGGCGATGAAGGACAGCATGGGCTGGATGCACATCAAGGATTATCACGATCCGTCGCCCTCGGGCCGAATCGAACACGTCGACGAGGCCAGCTTGGACAACTTCGTTCCCGCCGACCGCGGAGACAGCGGACATGAAGCGATCTTCCGCGATCTGAAGGAATTCTTACCCGAGCTTCACCAACGGGCGCTCAAACGCGGAGCCGACGGCGTCTTCCTGGACCTGGAACCGCACGTCAAGGGCGGCGGCCAGTTCGGTGGGTTCAGCGGTCCGGACGGATTCGGAGTCGCCTTGCGGGGACTTTGCCGCGTGCTCGATTACGTTGACATCCCCTACCAGCTCCGCGGCTTCGCCGACATCAAGGGCTAG
- a CDS encoding 7-carboxy-7-deazaguanine synthase QueE: MGKPQFSHATAESTRGPDHAQLLVSETFTSRQGEGRLTGTDSFFIRTSGCNLRCWFCDTPYASWNPSGDRQTIESLLDAARQSGVEHVVLTGGEPLLSPAVTELSRSLMDSGFHLTIETAGTIDKPIPCDLLSLSPKLADSTPDPGQHPRWSGLHEQRRMPIETMRTLIDAALAHQVKFVVGDRSQFDEIRQVVDSLGVTNDDVFLMPQGVTNAQMDAAIEWLRPLTEAAGYQYCDRMQIRWFGNRRGT, encoded by the coding sequence TTGGGTAAACCACAATTTTCGCACGCAACGGCCGAATCCACCAGGGGACCGGACCACGCCCAACTGCTGGTCAGTGAAACCTTCACCAGCCGTCAGGGCGAAGGCCGGTTAACGGGGACGGACAGTTTTTTCATTCGCACCAGCGGCTGCAATCTGCGTTGCTGGTTCTGCGACACGCCCTATGCGTCTTGGAACCCCTCGGGAGACCGCCAGACGATCGAATCGCTGCTCGACGCCGCTCGGCAAAGCGGAGTGGAGCACGTCGTGTTGACCGGAGGCGAACCCCTGCTGTCACCGGCGGTCACCGAACTTTCTCGATCGCTGATGGATTCCGGATTTCATTTGACGATCGAAACCGCCGGGACGATCGACAAACCGATCCCCTGCGACCTGCTTTCGCTGAGCCCCAAACTGGCCGACAGCACGCCGGATCCGGGGCAGCACCCGCGCTGGAGTGGGCTTCACGAGCAGCGGAGGATGCCGATCGAGACGATGCGCACCCTGATCGACGCCGCGCTGGCACATCAGGTCAAATTTGTCGTCGGCGATCGATCACAATTTGATGAAATCCGACAGGTCGTCGACTCACTGGGCGTCACCAACGATGACGTCTTCCTCATGCCGCAAGGGGTGACCAACGCACAGATGGACGCGGCGATCGAGTGGCTGCGTCCGCTCACCGAGGCGGCCGGTTATCAGTATTGCGACCGCATGCAAATCCGCTGGTTCGGAAATCGCCGCGGGACTTGA